In Bacteroidales bacterium, the genomic stretch ATATCTGTTCCGCTTTCTTCCGAAAAAGCATCAACAGCCCAAAAGTTTATTTTATCTTTATGAGTTTTAAAGGGTTCTACATTGAAAAAGTAAGCCATAAATCTTTCACAATCAGAATGAAATTTTTTCATCTCTTTTTCTGTATATCCGTCGGGTATTATTACAATATCTAATTTTTTATGATGATTACCGGAATATTGTAATCGCTTTATTTCATATTTGTCTTGCTTATCTTTTATTATTGAATAATTATTAGGATCAATAAAAATTTCAAACAGTGTAAAGAATTCTGTGTTTTTTTTCCTCATTTGGATTTTGAGAGATACTGTATTTTTCGGATACGGTATTGTTACCGATTCATAAAAACTTCGAGATGTTTTTTTTGCTTCGTCAGTATCAAGCCATTCATAATAAAGTGTGGAATAACCTCTTGAATAAATTAATTCATTACTTGCCGAATCATTCACTAAAATTCTGAAATCACCGAAGTTGAATTTATCAATTAAATTGGTTTTTGAACCGCCCCAAAAAGGTTCTTCTTTTAATTTATTATAGAAAACATAAGAGTTGTTATGATTGCCGCCAATAGTATAATCAAATCTTAATGTTTTATCTGTAAAGTATTTGTCAAATTCAATTTGAGCCTGTAAATTAAAAGAAAATAATACAACTGACAGTAATAGTAATATTTTTTGGGGGAGTTTCAGAAAAAATAGTGATTTTGTCAAGAATATGCTGAACGTTAAATTGTTACATTGCTTCATTGTTCCATTGTAAAATACTGAATATCTAATTTATTTTAAGGAGTGCCCTTAAATAATACTAATTAATTCCAGATCAAATATTAAAGTAGAATAACCGGGTATATTGTCTGAGCCTTTTGTACCATAAGCTAATTTACTCGGAATGATTAAAGTTGCTTTTCCTCCTATTTTCATATATGTCAGCCCTTCATTCCAACCTTGTATTAATTGTCCTACAATAAATTCTGAAGGCTTTCCTCTGTCAAATGAAGAATCAAATACTTCTCCGTCAATTAAACGACCTTCATAGTGAACTTTAACTTTATTACCTGTAGCAGCATAATCACCTGTTCCTTCAAGTGTTTCAATATAATAAAGCCCTGAAGCTGTCGGTTCTG encodes the following:
- a CDS encoding IgA Peptidase M64, giving the protein MTKSLFFLKLPQKILLLLSVVLFSFNLQAQIEFDKYFTDKTLRFDYTIGGNHNNSYVFYNKLKEEPFWGGSKTNLIDKFNFGDFRILVNDSASNELIYSRGYSTLYYEWLDTDEAKKTSRSFYESVTIPYPKNTVSLKIQMRKKNTEFFTLFEIFIDPNNYSIIKDKQDKYEIKRLQYSGNHHKKLDIVIIPDGYTEKEMKKFHSDCERFMAYFFNVEPFKTHKDKINFWAVDAFSEESGTDIPGKNIWKNTVINTHFYTFGYERYLTTQDVESLKDIAAYVPYDQIYILVNTSKYGGGGIYNYYSLCSVDNALSGKVFTHEFGHAFAALADEYAYGYREAEDIYDMTVEPWQANITNLVDFASKWKNMVDAGTPIPTDATPENYNKIGAFEGAGYVEKKIFRPTYDCKMRSNITDEFCPVCCKTVLEMLLFYAE
- a CDS encoding FKBP-type peptidyl-prolyl cis-trans isomerase codes for the protein MKNLILLSVIIPLIFFSSCKSKSEKEMELLQAYITEHNITTEPTASGLYYIETLEGTGDYAATGNKVKVHYEGRLIDGEVFDSSFDRGKPSEFIVGQLIQGWNEGLTYMKIGGKATLIIPSKLAYGTKGSDNIPGYSTLIFDLELISII